The following nucleotide sequence is from Agromyces sp. SYSU T00194.
CATGCGTCCATTCTCGCCGCAGCGCGGGCGCGGGCCCGCCGTGTTACGACGACGGCCGAGACGACGGATGCCCCGTGCCGTCGGGCACGGGGCATCCGCCTGCTGCGCGAGGGGGCCGGTCAGGCGCGCAGCGACTCGGTGACGCGCTTGGCGGCGGCGAGGCCCGCCTCGAGGTCGGCCTTCAGGTCCTCGACGTTCTCGATGCCGACCGAGAGGCGCACCAGGCCCGGCGTGACGCCGGTGGTGAGCTGCTGCTCGGGGGTCAGCTGCGAGTGCGTCGTCGACGCGGGGTGGATGACCAGCGAGCGGACGTCGCCGATGTTCGCGAGGTGGCTGAACAGCTGGAGCTCGTCGACGAGCGTGCGGCCGGCGTCGACGCCGCCCTTCAGCTCGAACGAGAGCACTGCGCCGACGCCCTTCGGGGCGTACTTGTTCGCCGCGGCGTACCACGGGCTCGAGGGCAGGCCCGAGTAGTTCACGCTCGCCACCTCGGGGTGGGAGTCGAGCCACTCGGCGATCTCCTGCGCGTTCTGCACGTGGCGCTCGATGCGCAGGCTCAGCGTCTCGATGCCCTGGATGAGCTGGAACGCGTTGTTGGGCGAGATGGCGGCGCCGAGGTCGCGCAGCAGCTGCACGCGGGCCTTGATGACGAACGCGAGGGCGTCGCCGACCGCCGCCGTGTAGCTGGCGCCGTGGTACGACGGGTCGGGCTCGGTGAGCCCGGGGAACTTGTCCACGTGCTCCGACCAGGCGAACGAGCCGCCGTCGACGATGATGCCGCCGACGACGGTGCCGTGCCCGCCGAGGAACTTCGTCGCCGAGTGGATCACGATGTCGGCGCCGTGCTCGAACGGGCGGATGAGGTACGGCGTCGCGATCGTGTTGTCGACGATCAGCGGCACGTCCGCCGCGTGGGCGACGTCGGCGACGAGCGAGATGTCGAGCACGTTGATCTTCGGGTTGCCGATCGTCTCGGCGA
It contains:
- a CDS encoding bifunctional o-acetylhomoserine/o-acetylserine sulfhydrylase, yielding MSEQPADWRFETKQVHSGAAPDPTTHARATPIYQTTSYVFDSAQHAQNLFALAEFGNIYTRIMNPTQAVVEERVAALEGGTGALLVASGQAAETFAVLNIAQAGDHIVSSSSIYGGTYNLFKYTLAKLGIETTFVENQDDPEEWRRAVRPNTKLFFAETIGNPKINVLDISLVADVAHAADVPLIVDNTIATPYLIRPFEHGADIVIHSATKFLGGHGTVVGGIIVDGGSFAWSEHVDKFPGLTEPDPSYHGASYTAAVGDALAFVIKARVQLLRDLGAAISPNNAFQLIQGIETLSLRIERHVQNAQEIAEWLDSHPEVASVNYSGLPSSPWYAAANKYAPKGVGAVLSFELKGGVDAGRTLVDELQLFSHLANIGDVRSLVIHPASTTHSQLTPEQQLTTGVTPGLVRLSVGIENVEDLKADLEAGLAAAKRVTESLRA